The genomic DNA AGTGAGGCCGATCTTGTATTCAACCTGGCAGAGGGTACTATCGGCAGCTCGCGGGAGGCATTCTATCCTGGCTTATACGAACAAATGGGTATTCCCTTTACTGGTGGAAACGCATCACTACTTCACCTCAACCTTGATAAACATCTTGCCAAAACTGTTCTGGCATCCCACGGAATAAAGGTCCCACAAGGTGTTTTAATTACAGAGAAAGATCAGATCCTGCCGGACAATCTACAATATCCCCTGATATTAAAACCAAATTCAGAGGGATCAAGCAAAGGCATTACACAGGATTCGGTTGTGGAATCACATGATCAGGCTCAGGAAAGAATACACGGACTATTAGCACATTATCCCTCTGGCCTTGTAGTTGAAGAATTCATAGGCGGACGTGAACTGAGCGTCCCCTTCCTGGAAAGCTTTCCAGGGAAATTACTTGATATTGTGGAACACACATTTGACATGGATAAAATCGATGGTAAATACAATATATACGACTACGATATGAAACAGGGCGGAGAAGCAGCGAAATCAGTTAATGTTGTCTGTCCTGCGAGGATCAGCTCTCAGGAAGAAAAAGCAGTATTGAAAATGGCCCGTGATGTTTTTCAGATTATGTCCTGCCCCGATCTGGGCCGGGTAGATATTCGCTTACATACCAACGGTCAGCCTTATTTTATAGAACTGAATCCGCTTCCCAGCCTGCATCCCATTGCTTCCCTTATGACAGCTGCGAAATCCAGAGGTCTCGAATTCAGGGATGTATTGCGCCTGATAATACGCTCTGCCGCCCGCCGATACGGCCTTGCGATTAGATCGTCTAAGCAGCTGAAAGAAGACAAACAAACATCCGGTATATCCAGACCGACAGCCAGGGATCTGGGAATCCAAATTGGCCGTATGCGCCCGGGAATTAACAATGCAATCACCGATGTTAAGGGTGTCCGGGTAGGACATTTTTCCCGTATCGAAGATGGTATACCTATACCCGGGGGAACTGAAACAAGTTCCATACGTACAGGTGTAACGGCAATCATGCCTGCAGGACAGGCATATGCCAACCGCATTGCTGCCGGGGGATTTATACTCAACGGTGTGGGAGAAATGGCGGGACTAACCCAGGTTATTGAGACAGGTTGGCTTGAAACACCCATCCTTCTTACCAATTCTCATTCAGTTGGCCGGGTACATGATGGTGTTATCAAGCATATGATTAATAAGTATCCCCGTCTTGGAACCGAAACAGATGTGGTTCTGCCGGTAGTTGGTGAAGCCGATGATTCTTTCCTAAATGATATACGCATTGGTTCCTGCTCTGCTCAGGATACTATTAAAGCCATACAGGCGGCATCTCCAGGTCCTGTATTACAGGGATCAATCGGGGCCGGTACAGGTATGACCAGTTTTGATTTTGCCGGTGGAATAGGCACATCTTCCCGCATACTTGACCTTTCTGATCACGAAGCATTTACGATCGGTGTTCTTGTACTCTCTAACTTTGGGAAGATGAGAAACCTTACTATTGATGGCGCTGTTGTCGGCAGACAATTAGATGAAGAATTTGATGTAGCGGGCCGTCGAGAGGTGTCAGAGGGTTCTATTATCGTGGTAGTTGCCACTGACATTCCCCTCATAAACAGTCAGCTTAACCGGGTAGCCAAACGTGCTGCTC from Oceanispirochaeta sp. includes the following:
- a CDS encoding P1 family peptidase; its protein translation is MRITIAYNLRTDDTEATAELLTESDIKRISDAIISLQHTVTVVEVSGQPNKVIERLIESEADLVFNLAEGTIGSSREAFYPGLYEQMGIPFTGGNASLLHLNLDKHLAKTVLASHGIKVPQGVLITEKDQILPDNLQYPLILKPNSEGSSKGITQDSVVESHDQAQERIHGLLAHYPSGLVVEEFIGGRELSVPFLESFPGKLLDIVEHTFDMDKIDGKYNIYDYDMKQGGEAAKSVNVVCPARISSQEEKAVLKMARDVFQIMSCPDLGRVDIRLHTNGQPYFIELNPLPSLHPIASLMTAAKSRGLEFRDVLRLIIRSAARRYGLAIRSSKQLKEDKQTSGISRPTARDLGIQIGRMRPGINNAITDVKGVRVGHFSRIEDGIPIPGGTETSSIRTGVTAIMPAGQAYANRIAAGGFILNGVGEMAGLTQVIETGWLETPILLTNSHSVGRVHDGVIKHMINKYPRLGTETDVVLPVVGEADDSFLNDIRIGSCSAQDTIKAIQAASPGPVLQGSIGAGTGMTSFDFAGGIGTSSRILDLSDHEAFTIGVLVLSNFGKMRNLTIDGAVVGRQLDEEFDVAGRREVSEGSIIVVVATDIPLINSQLNRVAKRAALGLGRTGSHAASTSGEIIIAFSTGNRKPRQTPPNSKFINLKCISDYHINLVYEAVIEATEEAVINAIFCSNGMNGRQLRWCPPIPHERIIELLKKGRTIHESN